Proteins from a single region of Streptomyces vinaceus:
- a CDS encoding protein phosphatase 2C domain-containing protein, protein MRIDLASAPGHPERPNEDWLSAAIPAAGGGVLVALDGVTPPSGEVGCSHGVPWFAARLGGRLTELSGSRRDMPLGRILAESIRDTADAHRETCDLSHVRTPQATVVMARWDEAYVEHLVLSDSVLLLEAPGGEVTPVLDDRLDRIPRELLRTAASADALRNAEGGFFTAAADPGVAARAVTGRTPRERVRALAALTDGASRWTDTFGEGDWAQCLAVLRKEGAQSLISRVRTLESDPARAHGRGKRHDDASAAYAEL, encoded by the coding sequence ATGCGCATCGACCTCGCCTCGGCCCCCGGCCACCCGGAACGCCCCAACGAGGACTGGCTATCGGCGGCGATACCCGCCGCGGGCGGCGGCGTCCTGGTCGCCCTGGACGGGGTCACCCCGCCGAGCGGTGAGGTGGGCTGTTCGCACGGCGTGCCCTGGTTCGCGGCCCGGCTCGGCGGCCGGCTGACCGAACTGTCCGGATCGCGGCGGGACATGCCGCTGGGCCGGATCCTGGCCGAGTCCATCCGCGACACCGCGGACGCGCACCGCGAAACCTGTGACCTTTCTCACGTACGGACCCCGCAGGCGACCGTGGTGATGGCGCGGTGGGACGAGGCCTACGTGGAGCACCTCGTGCTCTCGGATTCCGTACTGCTCCTCGAAGCGCCCGGCGGTGAGGTGACGCCGGTGCTCGACGACCGGCTGGACCGGATCCCGCGCGAACTGCTGCGGACGGCCGCCTCGGCGGACGCGCTGCGCAACGCGGAGGGCGGTTTCTTCACGGCGGCGGCGGACCCGGGGGTCGCGGCGCGGGCGGTGACGGGCCGGACCCCGCGCGAACGGGTCCGGGCGCTGGCGGCGCTCACCGACGGGGCGAGCCGGTGGACGGACACGTTCGGGGAGGGCGACTGGGCGCAGTGCCTGGCGGTGCTCCGCAAGGAGGGCGCGCAGTCCCTGATTTCCCGGGTCCGCACCCTGGAGTCGGACCCGGCCCGCGCGCACGGGCGCGGCAAACGCCACGACGACGCGTCGGCGGCCTACGCGGAGCTGTAG
- a CDS encoding sulfurtransferase — protein sequence MTETRPAAEAPALPGPPPGPLVGADWLAGRLGEPGLVVFDASVGAHRGAGRRIPGARPFDLDGALSDHEAPAPHTMPAAAAFEEALRGLGVDDTSTVVVYDGAGVYSSARAWWMLRAMGFDRAAVLDGGLPAWTAAGLPVEAGGPAYEGPRGSFTARPRPGLLVDFAAVGAALADPGALVLDARTRERFTGAAPEPRPGLRGGHMPGAVNLPFGELQQAGGLMRPAGELRETFAALTGDRERLYFSCGSGVTACVLALGATLAGYSSLAVYDGSWTDWATRPELPAVSDRRP from the coding sequence ATGACCGAGACCCGCCCCGCCGCAGAGGCTCCCGCGCTGCCCGGACCGCCGCCCGGGCCGCTGGTCGGGGCGGACTGGCTGGCCGGCCGGCTCGGCGAGCCGGGGCTCGTCGTGTTCGACGCCTCCGTCGGCGCCCACCGCGGCGCCGGCCGGCGGATCCCCGGGGCGCGCCCCTTCGACCTCGACGGGGCCCTGTCCGACCACGAGGCCCCCGCCCCGCACACCATGCCCGCAGCCGCGGCCTTCGAGGAGGCGCTGCGCGGGCTGGGGGTGGACGACACGAGCACGGTCGTCGTCTACGACGGCGCCGGTGTCTACTCCAGTGCGCGGGCCTGGTGGATGCTGCGGGCCATGGGCTTCGACCGGGCGGCCGTCCTGGACGGCGGGCTGCCCGCCTGGACCGCCGCCGGACTGCCCGTCGAGGCGGGCGGACCCGCGTACGAGGGCCCGCGCGGCTCCTTCACGGCCCGGCCGCGGCCGGGCCTGCTGGTGGACTTCGCCGCCGTCGGGGCGGCCCTCGCCGATCCGGGGGCGCTCGTACTGGACGCCCGTACGCGCGAGCGCTTCACCGGCGCGGCCCCGGAGCCTCGGCCGGGGCTGCGCGGGGGGCACATGCCGGGTGCGGTGAACCTGCCGTTCGGGGAGCTCCAGCAGGCCGGGGGCCTGATGCGGCCCGCCGGGGAACTCCGCGAGACCTTCGCGGCGCTGACGGGTGACCGGGAGCGGCTTTACTTCAGCTGCGGTTCGGGCGTGACGGCCTGCGTCCTCGCCCTGGGCGCCACCCTCGCCGGCTATTCCTCCCTGGCGGTCTACGACGGCTCCTGGACGGACTGGGCCACCCGCCCGGAGCTCCCGGCGGTCTCGGACCGACGGCCTTGA
- a CDS encoding DUF742 domain-containing protein — protein sequence MPIRGADRRPARVRPYSLTGGRTRFAQILHVETFVAACDTRASEPRRPEPEDRMPEMPAIVEVCRRMRTIAEISALLKLPLGVVRVLVSDLADQGRIRVYGTGHGPGRPERALLERVLSGLRRL from the coding sequence CTGCCGATACGCGGGGCCGACCGCCGGCCCGCCCGCGTCCGCCCGTACTCCCTCACGGGCGGACGCACCCGCTTCGCGCAGATCCTGCACGTGGAGACGTTCGTCGCCGCCTGCGACACCCGGGCGTCGGAGCCCCGGCGGCCCGAGCCCGAGGACCGCATGCCCGAGATGCCCGCCATCGTCGAGGTCTGCCGCCGCATGCGCACCATCGCCGAGATATCCGCGTTGCTGAAACTGCCCCTCGGGGTGGTCCGCGTCCTGGTCAGCGACCTCGCCGACCAGGGGCGGATACGCGTCTACGGGACCGGGCACGGCCCCGGCCGCCCCGAACGCGCGCTGCTGGAAAGGGTGCTCAGTGGTCTTCGCCGTCTCTGA
- a CDS encoding nitrate- and nitrite sensing domain-containing protein, translating into MRSRLVIGVAVAGLTVLAAGAPAVVSATRELNDSQQLVTLAEQTQHTLTLAHLLGDERDAVVEYVAKGRPGAQAKGPVQERTALTDRQLAEVQNEADEALARALGRVQAVRAEAVDGKGTALAAHQAYAGVIAELLAPGDLLAERTPPRAVAALATTRPLAPLGQAVEQASATRGLLLAALAVPRGEQSSNTAAVDELTTAAQRARVREQAALDDFNRVARPDVRQTLAATVTGPDVKTADDYLKRLTERPTLSTADRRLDGAAVAPPLTARIDRMRSVEATLAGQRATALATLRDDDVTRLEMLVAALGLLFLVAVGFATGVARSLTRPLSVLRRGAARLATPEGSVEPVRFTGRNDEFAEVVRHLNAVRDQTVSLHTRIAGLDADGRRLIGRNEALSAAREALERELASTRETLEQELTELRAGLEEHRRIMSTTSVSLSLRTLGLVERQLQVIEELESKEQDPDRLATLFKLDHLATVMRRHNENLLVLAGQEHGHGAGSAPVPLVDVMRAAVSEIERYERVDLAALPPFTQVAGHAADDISHVLAELLENATAFSPPEAKVRVSGWLLDSGDVVLSVVDEGIGVTGDRLEALNARLATPEAYDEEPESEHGLGLGLYVAGRLAARHGVTAELRPGTHAGTEALVVVPATLLPTTPPSSPVHTYAKPAQGVPELRLPGVIAEANENTIPGRRLPQPPAVEREAEASAQPAPAAEPAEPAQPAEPAPAAEPFRDPGPEADAELLRSMEWDPAAPDTADETPVPHATPAPEPVLGPDLAGGLEPDAQAYGPGADGPLPPADQVFTAGHGFGEPAEELLARVVPDAAPADEPELPPADQVFTAAGSAGAAPGEPGPGEELLARVVPDTGPDAFAEPGPDPASPEPLPDAGPRVDVPEAGLPLPGRSAPAVAPDGPAEPHRHAPDGADWVPRQGSHPDAGPETAAVTDKGLPKRTPRTVAAPRPEAAPPRPPRRVDAEELRRRLGGFYQGTRDGRRVVAAELAQDTDQGDTAQEART; encoded by the coding sequence GTGCGCAGCAGGCTCGTCATCGGCGTCGCCGTCGCCGGCCTCACCGTCCTCGCGGCCGGTGCCCCGGCCGTGGTCTCCGCGACACGGGAACTGAACGACTCCCAGCAGCTGGTCACGCTCGCCGAGCAGACCCAGCACACCCTCACCCTCGCGCACCTCCTCGGCGACGAGCGCGACGCCGTCGTCGAATACGTGGCCAAGGGGCGCCCGGGCGCCCAGGCGAAGGGCCCCGTCCAGGAGCGCACCGCCCTCACCGACCGCCAGCTCGCCGAGGTCCAGAACGAGGCCGACGAGGCGCTCGCCCGCGCCCTCGGCCGCGTCCAGGCCGTCCGCGCCGAAGCCGTCGACGGCAAGGGCACCGCCCTCGCCGCCCACCAGGCGTACGCGGGCGTCATCGCGGAACTCCTCGCGCCCGGCGACCTGCTCGCCGAGCGGACCCCGCCGCGCGCCGTCGCCGCCCTCGCCACCACCCGCCCGCTGGCCCCCCTCGGCCAGGCCGTGGAACAGGCCTCGGCCACCCGTGGACTGCTGCTCGCCGCGCTGGCCGTCCCCCGCGGCGAGCAGTCCTCCAACACGGCCGCCGTGGACGAACTGACCACCGCCGCCCAGCGGGCCCGCGTACGCGAGCAGGCCGCGCTCGACGACTTCAACCGGGTCGCGCGCCCCGACGTGCGCCAGACCCTCGCCGCCACCGTCACCGGTCCCGACGTCAAGACGGCCGACGACTACCTCAAGCGGCTCACCGAGCGGCCCACGCTGTCCACGGCCGACCGCCGCCTCGACGGCGCGGCCGTCGCCCCCCCGCTCACCGCCCGCATCGACCGCATGCGCTCCGTCGAGGCCACGCTCGCCGGGCAGCGGGCCACCGCGCTCGCCACCCTGCGCGACGACGACGTGACCCGGCTGGAGATGCTGGTCGCCGCCCTCGGCCTGCTGTTCCTGGTCGCCGTCGGCTTCGCGACCGGCGTCGCGCGCTCGCTGACCCGGCCGCTGTCCGTACTGCGCCGCGGCGCGGCCCGGCTCGCGACCCCGGAGGGCTCGGTCGAGCCCGTCCGCTTCACCGGCCGCAACGACGAGTTCGCCGAGGTCGTACGCCACCTCAACGCCGTCCGCGACCAGACCGTCTCCCTGCACACCCGCATCGCGGGCCTCGACGCCGACGGGCGCCGCCTCATCGGCCGCAACGAGGCGCTCTCCGCCGCCCGCGAGGCACTGGAGCGGGAACTGGCCTCCACCCGCGAGACGCTGGAGCAGGAGCTGACGGAGCTGCGGGCGGGGCTGGAGGAGCACCGCCGCATCATGTCGACGACCTCGGTCTCGCTCTCGCTGCGCACGCTGGGGCTGGTGGAGCGCCAGCTCCAGGTCATCGAGGAGCTGGAGTCCAAGGAGCAGGACCCGGACCGGCTGGCGACCCTGTTCAAGCTGGACCACCTGGCGACGGTCATGCGCCGCCACAACGAGAACCTGCTGGTCCTGGCCGGCCAGGAGCACGGTCACGGCGCCGGGTCCGCGCCCGTCCCGCTGGTCGACGTGATGCGGGCCGCGGTCAGCGAGATAGAGCGCTACGAGCGCGTCGACCTGGCGGCGCTGCCGCCGTTCACGCAGGTCGCGGGGCACGCGGCGGACGACATCTCGCACGTGCTCGCCGAACTGCTGGAGAACGCGACGGCGTTCTCGCCGCCCGAGGCCAAGGTGCGGGTCTCCGGATGGCTGCTCGACTCGGGCGACGTGGTGCTGTCCGTCGTGGACGAGGGCATCGGGGTCACCGGAGACCGGCTGGAGGCGCTGAACGCCCGCCTGGCCACGCCGGAGGCCTACGACGAGGAGCCGGAGTCCGAACACGGCCTCGGCCTCGGCCTGTACGTGGCGGGCCGCCTCGCGGCCCGGCACGGGGTCACGGCCGAACTGCGCCCCGGCACCCACGCGGGCACCGAGGCCCTCGTGGTCGTCCCGGCCACGCTGCTGCCGACGACGCCGCCGAGCTCGCCGGTGCACACCTACGCGAAGCCGGCACAGGGCGTGCCGGAGCTGCGGCTGCCGGGTGTGATCGCGGAGGCGAACGAGAACACGATCCCCGGCCGCAGACTGCCGCAGCCCCCGGCGGTGGAGCGGGAGGCCGAGGCCTCGGCGCAGCCCGCACCGGCCGCGGAGCCCGCCGAGCCGGCCCAGCCCGCCGAGCCCGCCCCGGCCGCCGAGCCCTTCCGGGACCCGGGCCCGGAGGCGGACGCGGAGCTCCTGCGGAGCATGGAATGGGACCCGGCGGCGCCGGACACCGCCGACGAGACGCCCGTCCCGCACGCGACCCCGGCCCCCGAGCCGGTGCTCGGCCCCGACCTGGCCGGCGGGCTGGAGCCGGACGCGCAGGCGTACGGCCCGGGCGCGGACGGCCCGCTGCCACCCGCCGACCAGGTGTTCACCGCCGGGCACGGCTTCGGCGAGCCCGCCGAGGAGCTCCTGGCCCGGGTCGTGCCGGACGCCGCCCCGGCGGACGAGCCGGAGCTGCCGCCCGCCGACCAGGTGTTCACCGCGGCCGGCAGCGCCGGAGCGGCGCCGGGCGAGCCCGGCCCCGGCGAGGAACTCCTCGCGCGCGTCGTCCCCGACACGGGACCGGACGCCTTCGCGGAGCCCGGCCCCGACCCGGCGTCCCCCGAGCCGCTGCCCGATGCCGGCCCGCGGGTCGACGTACCGGAAGCAGGCCTGCCGCTGCCCGGGCGGTCCGCCCCCGCCGTCGCCCCCGACGGCCCGGCGGAGCCCCACCGGCACGCGCCCGACGGGGCCGACTGGGTCCCCCGCCAGGGCAGCCACCCCGACGCCGGACCGGAGACGGCGGCCGTCACCGACAAGGGGCTGCCCAAGCGGACCCCGCGCACGGTGGCCGCGCCGCGCCCCGAGGCGGCACCGCCCCGGCCGCCGCGCCGCGTCGACGCGGAAGAGCTGCGCCGCCGGCTCGGCGGCTTCTACCAGGGGACGCGGGACGGACGGCGCGTCGTGGCCGCCGAACTCGCACAGGACACCGACCAGGGGGACACCGCACAGGAGGCACGCACATGA
- a CDS encoding glycosyltransferase family 39 protein yields MWRDESVTWQVAHRPLGGIGELLGQVDAVHGLYYVLMHAVFLVWDGGGAGAGGGPGAGGLWALRLPSVAAAALAAAGVAAIAHRLAGERAALWSGAAYAVLPPVQMYAQEGRSYALVAAAVVWATYLMLRERWIAYTAAMLVGCWLHEFAVLALLAHGFGARRSRGWRWSAAAVVALLLPLAVVSARQAEQQLGWLGRPSWGDWAAYGVLAALSLLLARSPALPRELVRVALPLALLPPGLLMAVSLVHPWYVDRYVLYALAGLALLAGTRLAAARGWRPWLLVAALLVPFGWWSLWLRTPESRKDDVLAVAAAVRERARPGDAVLFLPARRREWLLSSPDLYGSLGDLALERTPAASRSLQGTELPTERIWTRLVDAPRVVALMDPADQPLDPYPREAVKRQTLASHFERCSVDEVRGARIAVYARPGHCADR; encoded by the coding sequence ATGTGGCGCGACGAGTCCGTCACCTGGCAGGTCGCGCACCGGCCGCTCGGCGGGATCGGGGAGCTGCTCGGACAGGTCGACGCCGTGCACGGGCTGTACTACGTGCTGATGCACGCGGTGTTCCTCGTCTGGGACGGCGGCGGAGCCGGGGCGGGCGGCGGGCCGGGTGCGGGCGGCCTGTGGGCGCTGCGCCTGCCCTCCGTCGCCGCCGCCGCGCTGGCCGCCGCCGGGGTGGCCGCCATCGCGCACCGGCTCGCGGGGGAGCGGGCCGCGCTGTGGTCCGGCGCGGCGTACGCGGTGCTGCCGCCCGTGCAGATGTACGCCCAGGAGGGCCGCTCGTACGCCCTCGTCGCGGCCGCCGTGGTCTGGGCGACGTACCTGATGCTGCGCGAGCGCTGGATCGCGTACACCGCGGCCATGCTGGTGGGCTGCTGGCTGCACGAGTTCGCCGTACTGGCCCTGCTCGCGCACGGCTTCGGTGCCCGGCGCTCGCGCGGCTGGCGGTGGAGCGCCGCCGCGGTGGTGGCCCTGCTGCTGCCGCTGGCCGTGGTGAGCGCCCGGCAGGCGGAGCAGCAGCTGGGCTGGCTCGGCCGGCCGAGCTGGGGCGACTGGGCGGCGTACGGGGTGCTGGCGGCGCTCTCGCTGCTGCTCGCGCGGAGCCCGGCGCTGCCGCGCGAGCTGGTCCGGGTGGCCCTGCCGCTGGCCCTGCTGCCGCCGGGCTTGCTGATGGCGGTCTCCCTCGTCCACCCCTGGTACGTGGACCGGTACGTGCTCTATGCGCTCGCCGGACTCGCCCTGCTGGCCGGGACCCGGCTGGCGGCGGCGCGGGGATGGCGGCCCTGGCTGCTGGTGGCCGCCCTGCTGGTGCCGTTCGGATGGTGGTCGCTGTGGCTGCGCACCCCCGAGAGCCGCAAGGACGACGTGCTCGCGGTGGCCGCCGCCGTACGGGAACGGGCCCGGCCGGGAGACGCCGTACTGTTCCTGCCCGCGCGCCGCCGCGAGTGGCTGCTGTCCTCGCCGGACCTGTACGGGAGCCTGGGCGACCTGGCCCTGGAGCGCACCCCGGCGGCTTCGCGCAGCCTCCAGGGCACGGAGCTCCCGACGGAGCGGATCTGGACCCGGCTGGTGGACGCCCCCCGGGTCGTGGCCCTCATGGACCCGGCGGACCAGCCGCTGGACCCGTACCCGCGCGAGGCGGTCAAACGCCAGACGCTGGCCTCGCACTTCGAGCGCTGCTCGGTGGACGAGGTCAGGGGCGCCCGCATCGCCGTCTACGCCCGCCCGGGCCACTGCGCCGATCGCTAG
- the lon gene encoding endopeptidase La → MASTSVTLTLPVLPLDDEVVLPGMVVPLDLSDAEVRGAVEAAQAAVRSGKPRVLLVPRVDGKYAGTGVLGTVEQVGRLSDGDPGALIRGVGRVRIGAGTTGPGAALWVEGESVDERLPDPLPGSVTELVKEYKALATSWLKKRGAWQVVDRVQQIEGVSALADNSGYSPFLTVAQKVELLETADPVARLKLAITWLRDHLAEQDVAESIAKDVQDGVEKQQREFLLRRQLEAVRKELRELNGEKEGEESDDYRARVEGADLPEKVREAALKEVDKLERSSDQSPEGSWIRTWLDTILELPWNERTEDEYDIRGARAVLDAEHAGLSDVKDRITEYLAVRKRRGERGMGVIGGRRGGAVLALVGPPGVGKTSLGESVAHAMGRKFVRVALGGVRDEAEVRGHRRTYVGALPGRIVRAIKEAGSMNPVVLLDEIDKVGSDFRGDPAAALLEVLDPAQNHTFRDHYLEVELDLSDVVFLATANVLEAIPEALADRMELVRLDGYTEDEKVVIARDHLLPRQLERAGLGAYEVVLEEDALRRLAGEYTREAGVRTLERSIARLLRKVASQHELGERELPLRVGAEDLRGLIGRPHHVPESAQDPAERRTAVPGVATGLAVTGAGGDVLFVEASLADPETGAAGLTLTGQLGDVMKESAQIALSFLRSHGAELELPVADLKDRGVHIHFPAGAVPKDGPSAGITMTTALASLLSGRQVRTDVAMTGEVSLTGRVLPIGGVKQKLLAAHRAGLTTVIIPKRNEADLDDVPSEVLEGLEVHPVTDVRQVLELALSQAEAVAVTAAA, encoded by the coding sequence ATGGCTTCGACGTCCGTAACGCTCACCCTGCCCGTGCTGCCGCTCGACGACGAGGTCGTGCTGCCTGGGATGGTCGTTCCGCTGGACCTGTCCGATGCCGAGGTGCGGGGGGCCGTCGAGGCCGCCCAGGCGGCGGTCCGCAGCGGGAAGCCCCGGGTGCTCCTCGTGCCGCGGGTCGACGGCAAGTACGCCGGCACCGGTGTGCTCGGGACCGTCGAGCAGGTGGGGCGGCTCTCCGACGGGGACCCCGGCGCGCTCATCCGCGGTGTCGGCCGCGTCAGGATCGGGGCCGGGACCACCGGGCCCGGGGCCGCGCTCTGGGTCGAGGGCGAAAGCGTCGACGAGAGACTGCCCGACCCGCTGCCGGGGTCGGTCACCGAACTCGTCAAGGAGTACAAGGCGCTCGCCACCAGCTGGCTCAAGAAGCGCGGCGCCTGGCAGGTCGTGGACCGCGTCCAGCAGATCGAAGGGGTGTCGGCGCTCGCCGACAACTCCGGGTACTCGCCGTTCCTCACCGTCGCCCAGAAGGTCGAGCTGCTGGAGACCGCCGACCCGGTCGCCCGCCTCAAGCTGGCCATCACCTGGCTCCGCGACCACCTCGCCGAGCAGGACGTCGCCGAGTCCATCGCCAAGGACGTCCAGGACGGCGTCGAGAAGCAGCAGCGCGAGTTCCTGCTGCGCCGCCAGCTGGAGGCCGTCCGCAAGGAACTGCGCGAGCTGAACGGCGAGAAGGAAGGCGAGGAGTCCGACGACTACCGGGCCCGCGTCGAGGGCGCCGACCTGCCCGAGAAGGTACGGGAGGCCGCGCTCAAGGAGGTCGACAAGCTGGAGCGCTCCAGCGACCAGTCCCCCGAGGGCTCCTGGATCCGCACCTGGCTCGACACCATCCTGGAACTGCCCTGGAACGAGCGGACCGAGGACGAGTACGACATCCGCGGAGCCCGGGCCGTCCTCGACGCCGAGCACGCCGGGCTGAGCGACGTCAAGGACCGCATCACCGAGTACCTCGCCGTGCGCAAGCGGCGCGGCGAGCGCGGCATGGGCGTCATCGGCGGCCGCCGCGGCGGCGCCGTCCTGGCTCTCGTCGGCCCGCCCGGCGTCGGCAAGACCTCTCTCGGCGAGTCCGTCGCGCACGCCATGGGCCGCAAGTTCGTCCGCGTCGCCCTCGGCGGCGTCCGCGACGAGGCCGAGGTCCGCGGCCACCGGCGCACGTACGTGGGCGCGCTGCCCGGCCGGATCGTCCGGGCGATCAAGGAGGCGGGTTCCATGAACCCGGTCGTCCTGCTCGACGAGATCGACAAGGTCGGGTCGGACTTCCGCGGGGACCCGGCGGCCGCGCTGCTGGAGGTCCTGGACCCCGCGCAGAACCACACCTTCCGGGACCACTACCTGGAGGTGGAGCTGGACCTGAGCGACGTGGTCTTCCTGGCCACCGCCAACGTGCTGGAGGCCATCCCCGAGGCGCTCGCCGACCGCATGGAGCTCGTGCGCCTCGACGGCTACACCGAGGACGAGAAGGTCGTCATCGCCCGGGACCACCTGCTGCCCCGCCAGCTGGAGCGCGCCGGACTCGGCGCCTACGAGGTGGTGCTGGAGGAGGACGCCCTGCGCAGGCTGGCCGGGGAGTACACCCGCGAGGCGGGCGTGCGCACCCTGGAGCGGTCCATCGCGCGGCTGCTGCGCAAGGTGGCCTCCCAGCACGAGCTGGGGGAGCGGGAGCTGCCGCTGCGCGTCGGCGCCGAGGACCTGCGCGGGCTGATCGGACGCCCGCACCACGTCCCGGAGTCCGCGCAGGACCCCGCCGAGAGGCGCACGGCCGTCCCCGGCGTGGCCACCGGGCTCGCGGTCACCGGCGCGGGAGGCGACGTCCTGTTCGTGGAGGCCTCGCTGGCCGACCCCGAGACCGGGGCCGCCGGACTGACCCTCACCGGACAGCTCGGTGACGTGATGAAGGAGTCGGCGCAGATCGCGCTCAGCTTCCTGCGCTCGCACGGCGCGGAGCTGGAGCTTCCCGTCGCCGACCTGAAGGACCGGGGCGTGCACATCCACTTCCCGGCGGGCGCGGTCCCCAAGGACGGCCCGAGCGCGGGCATCACGATGACCACGGCGCTCGCCTCGCTGCTCTCCGGGCGGCAGGTGCGCACCGACGTGGCCATGACCGGCGAGGTCTCCCTCACCGGGCGCGTCCTGCCCATCGGCGGGGTCAAGCAGAAGCTGCTGGCCGCGCACCGGGCGGGTCTGACCACCGTGATCATCCCGAAGCGGAACGAGGCCGACCTGGACGACGTCCCGTCCGAGGTGCTGGAGGGTCTGGAGGTCCACCCGGTCACGGACGTGCGCCAGGTGCTGGAACTGGCCCTCAGCCAGGCGGAGGCCGTCGCGGTGACCGCGGCCGCCTGA
- a CDS encoding MarR family winged helix-turn-helix transcriptional regulator — translation MGADVHGSEDQEFLALERELSVFLRRARASSGEMARALHPELEPAAYGLLVRLEAAGRQRATELAAYFGVGKATMSRQLRALELLGLVAREPDPADGRAFLVGLTDEGRERFLRVRGARREQYMRKLADWDRGEVAELARLLNQLNQGEE, via the coding sequence ATGGGAGCGGACGTGCACGGAAGCGAAGACCAGGAGTTCCTCGCCCTGGAGCGGGAGCTGTCCGTCTTCCTCCGGCGCGCCAGGGCCTCGTCCGGGGAGATGGCCCGCGCGCTCCACCCCGAGCTGGAGCCCGCGGCGTACGGGCTGCTCGTGCGGCTGGAGGCGGCGGGCCGGCAGCGGGCCACCGAGCTCGCCGCCTACTTCGGCGTCGGCAAGGCCACCATGAGCCGCCAGCTGCGGGCCCTGGAGCTGCTGGGGCTGGTGGCGCGCGAACCGGACCCCGCCGACGGCCGGGCCTTCCTGGTCGGCCTCACGGACGAGGGCCGGGAGCGGTTCCTGCGCGTACGGGGGGCCCGGCGCGAGCAGTACATGCGCAAGCTCGCCGACTGGGACCGGGGCGAAGTGGCCGAACTCGCCCGGCTCCTGAACCAGTTGAACCAGGGCGAGGAGTAG
- a CDS encoding GTP-binding protein, whose product MVFAVSDPPAGAPPSYAEALADEPVQPWQYDRSRAPVAVKVLVAGGFGVGKTTFVSSVSEITPLRTEAVMTQASVPVDDLSGTPDKSTTTVAMDFGRITLDDDLVLYVYGTPGQERFWFMWDDLVRGAIGGIVLADTRRLRDCFPALDYFESCGLPYAVAVNHFEGSHAYEPEDVREALTIGPHVPVLIMDARRRDTVVESLLTLVGHALDETPEA is encoded by the coding sequence GTGGTCTTCGCCGTCTCTGACCCGCCCGCCGGCGCGCCGCCCTCCTACGCCGAGGCCCTGGCGGACGAGCCCGTCCAGCCCTGGCAGTACGACCGCTCCCGCGCTCCCGTCGCCGTCAAGGTGCTGGTCGCGGGCGGCTTCGGCGTCGGCAAGACCACCTTCGTGTCCTCCGTCTCCGAGATCACCCCGCTGCGCACCGAGGCGGTGATGACGCAGGCCAGCGTCCCGGTGGACGACCTGTCCGGCACGCCGGACAAGAGCACCACGACCGTCGCCATGGACTTCGGCCGCATCACCCTCGACGACGACCTCGTGCTGTACGTGTACGGGACCCCGGGCCAGGAGCGGTTCTGGTTCATGTGGGACGACCTGGTGCGCGGCGCGATCGGCGGCATCGTCCTGGCCGACACGCGCAGGCTGCGCGACTGCTTCCCGGCGCTCGACTACTTCGAGAGCTGCGGGCTCCCGTACGCCGTCGCCGTGAACCACTTCGAGGGCTCGCACGCGTACGAACCCGAGGACGTGCGCGAGGCGCTGACCATCGGCCCCCACGTACCGGTCCTGATCATGGACGCGCGGCGCCGGGACACGGTCGTCGAGTCCCTGCTCACCCTGGTGGGCCACGCGCTGGACGAGACGCCCGAAGCCTAG
- a CDS encoding roadblock/LC7 domain-containing protein — protein sequence MTAPSTYGLSTQARNLQWLLTDLVEEVPGVNSVAVVSSDGLLLLSSDPGGAAASAAAAPSGEGPARTKGPRGASADLATIVSGLGSLTTGAAELMEGGAVKQTMVAMEHGSVFVMAISDGSLLGVHATPDCDMSVVAYHMALFVGRAGHVLTPEVRSELRQSMEKTP from the coding sequence ATGACCGCGCCCAGTACGTACGGACTGAGCACCCAGGCCCGCAACCTGCAGTGGCTGCTGACCGACCTGGTCGAGGAGGTGCCCGGCGTCAACTCCGTCGCCGTCGTGTCCTCGGACGGGCTCCTGCTGCTGTCCTCGGACCCCGGCGGAGCGGCCGCCTCCGCGGCCGCCGCCCCCTCCGGCGAGGGCCCCGCGCGCACCAAGGGCCCGCGCGGTGCCTCCGCCGACCTGGCCACCATCGTCTCCGGGCTCGGCAGCCTCACCACGGGCGCCGCCGAGCTGATGGAGGGCGGGGCGGTCAAGCAGACGATGGTGGCGATGGAGCACGGCTCCGTCTTCGTCATGGCCATCAGCGACGGCTCGCTGCTCGGCGTGCACGCCACCCCCGACTGCGACATGAGCGTGGTGGCGTACCACATGGCCCTGTTCGTGGGCCGGGCCGGCCACGTCCTGACCCCCGAAGTCCGCAGCGAGCTGCGCCAGTCGATGGAGAAGACCCCGTGA